The sequence below is a genomic window from Micromonospora aurantiaca ATCC 27029.
GGGACGACGCTGCCCGCCACACCGGCGGTACCGAGCCGGCGCGGCCCCGCCGCCGCCTGCACCCGTGGGCCTTCACCCGACCGCTGGGCGTGCGCCCCGGCCGTCCTCGCCCCACCGGCTCCCGCCCCGCCATCCTCCACCGCCCCCTCCGCTGACCCCGCCTGCACCCTTCCCTCCCCCCTCTCCCTTCCTCCCCCACCAGCCCACCGCCGGTTGATCAAGGAGTTTGCGTCCGCCCAGCACGTTCTGGAGGAACAAACTCCTTGATCACCGCACCAAGGGCAGGCGGAGGGAAGGGCAGCACGCAAACGCACCGTCGATCATGAAGTTGGCGGTGCGACACGCCGGGAGGCGGTGCCGCCAACTTCATGATCGACCGCGCAAGGGGAGGCGGCGGTCAGGGCAGGGTGGGGAGGGTTCGGGAGTGGTGTTGGTGGGCGTCGTCCGTGACCACGGCGTGCTGCCACGGGGACGGTAGGCGGTCCAGCCAGGCCAGGCCCGATGCGCCCATCGCCACCGCCGCTGTCGCATACGCGTCGGCCACGCCCAGGTCCGCACCCACCACAGTCACCGAGCGCAAACCCGTCGCCGGTACGCCCCGGCGCGGGTCCAGCACGTGGTGGCCGCGCTCGTACACGCCGGAGGTGGCGACCGCCATGTCGGTGCCGGTCAGCACCAGACAGGTCGCCCCCGCGTCCCAGGGATGCCGCACCCCGATCCGCCACGGCTCACCGGCCGCGTCGTGGCCGCGTACGCGCACGTCGCCGCCCGCGTTCACGCAGTGGTTCGGCGCGCCCGCGGCCACCAGCCGGTCCGAGGCGACCTGCGCCGCCCAGCCCTTCACGTAGCCGGACGGGTCGAGGCGACCGGTCGCGTACGCGTCGAAGAACCCGTCGGTGGCGGTCCACAGGTCGGCGCAGGCGGCCAGCACGGCCCGCAGGTCGGCGGAGGCGTCGGCGACCCGCAGCTCGCCCCGGTCGATCCGGCACACCTCGCTGTCGTCGCGGTACGTGCTGAACCGCGCGTCCACCTCGCGCAGCCAGCCGAACGTGTCCTCGGCCAGCTCGTGCAGGGTCTCCGGGGGCAGGTCGTCGGCCAGGTCGAGGCTGATCGCCGTACCCATGATGTGTTCGACCCGGCGAAGGCCGCGCCGGGCGGACGGACCGGGACCGACGGCACCGGCATGAGCCGGCACGGTCACGCCTTGTCCAGCGCGGCCTGCAACGACTGCTTGTACGCGGTGCTGGTGTAGGTGGCTCCGGACACGGTGCTCAGGTTGGCGCTCTGCCGGGCCACCACCTCGCCGGAGGTGCCGCTGTAGCGGGCCTGCACGTCGTCGCTGCGCTGCCCGGACTGCCCGCCCAGCGGCAGCCCGATCGCCGTGGCGTCGACGATCCGGCTTCCACTGAGCGTGATCCGGACCTGGAGCGAGCCGTACTCGTAGGTGACCGACGGCCCGGTCACCGTGCGGGTGGTGGCCTTGGGCGCGCTGGTGGTGGTGCGGGGCGCGGCCGGTGTGGTGCGCGTGCGGGTGCCACCGCGGCTGGCCGCGCTGCGGTCGGCGGACGGCTTCGGGGTCGGCTTCGACGAGGCGCGCGGCGACGGGGTGACGCCGGGCGCGGAGCCGGTGGGCGAGGGCGGCTCGGGCGCGGCGGAGCCGCCCGGGGCGACCGGGGCCAGCGCGGCCGGTACGTCCGCTCCGGCCTGCCCGGCGCCCGGCGCGCCCTTGAGCACCACCAGTGCGGTGGTGCCGGCGGCCAGGCCGGTGATCGCGAGCAGCGCGCGACGCATGGGCGGTGCCTCTCCTACAGCTCGAACGCGGTCAGGTGGATCTGGCGGCGGGGCACGCCTGCCGCACGCAGCGCGGCGACTGCCTCGTCGACCAGACCGCCGGGGCCGCACAGGTAGACGTCGCGGCGGGTCAGGTCGGGCACGAGCCGGCGCAGGCCCTCGGGGTTCATCACCTGGCGGGGGCCGGGGTCGTCGCGGCGGCCGACGACGTACCAGACGGAGGTCTGCCGGGCCTGCGCGAGCCAGTCCAGCTCCTGGTGCAGCAGCACGTCGGCGGGGGTACGCGCCCGGTAGATCAGCGCCGCGCCGGGCGGCAGCTCCTCCAGCATCGCCCGCAGCGGCGCGATGCCGCTGCCCCCGGCGATGAGCAGCGCCCGTTCCCGGGTGCGGTGCGCGGCGGTGAACGTACCGGAGGGGCCCTGCGCCCAGACCCGGGTGCCGGGCGTGAGGTCGCGCAGCTCGGCGGTGTACCCGCCGACGACCTTGACGGTGATCCGCAGCCACCTGTCGTTGGCGGCGGCGGAGACGGAGAACGGGTGCGACTGCCACCAGCAGCCGGGGTTGAGGAAGCGCCAGCGGAAGAACTGGCCGCC
It includes:
- a CDS encoding FMN-binding protein; this encodes MRRALLAITGLAAGTTALVVLKGAPGAGQAGADVPAALAPVAPGGSAAPEPPSPTGSAPGVTPSPRASSKPTPKPSADRSAASRGGTRTRTTPAAPRTTTSAPKATTRTVTGPSVTYEYGSLQVRITLSGSRIVDATAIGLPLGGQSGQRSDDVQARYSGTSGEVVARQSANLSTVSGATYTSTAYKQSLQAALDKA
- a CDS encoding FAD:protein FMN transferase, which translates into the protein MGTAISLDLADDLPPETLHELAEDTFGWLREVDARFSTYRDDSEVCRIDRGELRVADASADLRAVLAACADLWTATDGFFDAYATGRLDPSGYVKGWAAQVASDRLVAAGAPNHCVNAGGDVRVRGHDAAGEPWRIGVRHPWDAGATCLVLTGTDMAVATSGVYERGHHVLDPRRGVPATGLRSVTVVGADLGVADAYATAAVAMGASGLAWLDRLPSPWQHAVVTDDAHQHHSRTLPTLP